The Paenibacillus sp. genomic sequence AAACTCGAACGGAACGACGGCAGCGGGCAGCGGCCGAGCGTTTCCGCGGCGCAACTGTCACCGATATTGTTACAATATATATATATCTTCGCTTATAGGCGAAAGGGGGATGCAGGTCATGATGGAAGCAAGCAATAAAACGGGCGCTCCGAACACGGGGGATTGGGTTAGCGGGAAATCGCTGAACGACGAACGGTTCCGGGGGTTTGTACGGTTGTACGACCCGCTCGCAGGCATGTACGCGGTTACGGTCGTCGAATCCGATCATGCCGAAGCGGTCGGCCGCACCGTGTTCGCGAGAGAATCGCAGGTGAAGCCGCTGCCCGAGGAGCCGATGTCTCACCCCGAGGCGCTGCGCTCGTTGATCGACGTGGCGCTTGCGATTCGCGACGAATCGTGGTTTTACGAGCTGACGGCCGAGCTGCTGACGCTGGAAGCGCGGCGGGGCGCCGTGGCGGCTTCCGCGTAGCTGCGGAGTCGCCGCTCTTTATATACTAATTTATAGATTAGGTGGGATACCCATGGCTATCGTCAAAGTGAGCGATGCGGCGCTGCAAGAAACCGTAGCGAAGGAAGAGTTGGTGTTGGTCGATTTTTGGGCGGCGTGGTGCGGACCTTGCCGGTTGATCGGGCCGGTGCTCGACGAGGTGTCGGAAGAAGCGGGCGAGAAGCTGACGATCGCGAAGCTCAACGTCGACGATTATCCGCAAGCGGCCGCGGCGCACGGCGTCATGAGCATTCCGACGCTGAAGCTGTTCAAGAACGGCGAAGAGGTCGACACGGTCGTCGGCTTCCAAGGGAAGCGGGAATTGATGGAGTGGATCGGGCAGTATATGAACTAAAAAACGTCAGGGACGGGTCGAACCGTCCCTGATTTTTTTTGCGTCTTTGACGCGAAACGGGGAAGATTGACGAGTTTTTGCGAACGCTACATTACAATTTCGTTACAGCCGACAGTGTTCGACAAAAGCACTCATGACCCGACGCCGTTCTTCGTTTACAGGGCCAACGGTACAATCTATACTTTGAAAGGGGGCTGAGGACCGCCCTCTTAACCTTATCGAACAGCGGTGAAGAATCTATGGAAACGCCAGACGACCATAATGAAAGCCGGCCCTTCCCCTTCGATACGATTCGAGAATGGGTCCCGGATATGAGCATCGTCGAAGACGGGCGCTTTCTCGTCGTCTCGCGGGATATGTTGCAATTGCTCGGCTATGGGGAAGACGATTTGACCGGGGAGCGGTTCGATCGCGTGTTCCGCATGAACGCGGCGGATCGGATCGACGAATCGCGTCCGTTTCGCGCGCGCGCGAAAGCCGCCTGCGCGAACGGAGCCGGCCTGCCGGTCACGATGCATATAACGGCCACAACGTCCGGAGCGAAGCGCTATTGGCTCATTCGCTCGATCGAGCGCGCGGAGCCGGAGGCGCGGTCGGACGTTGCCGAGCGGTACCGCGCCGCCTTCGAGCAGTCGGGCATCGCCGCGGCGCTCCTCGGACCGGACGGGGCGGTGCGCGAGAGCAATCAGGCGTTCCGATGCCTGCTCGGCCTTCGCGACCAGGAGGAGCCGCAGACGAACTTGGCGGCGATGCTCCCGATCGAAGACGCCTATACGTTTCGCCAAGGCTGCGCCCGGCTCGCCGCCGGCAGGACCGGCGCCTTCGAGATGGAGGGGCGGCTCTCGCACGCCTCCGGCCGCTCGCTGCGTCTGCAGCTTCGCGTCGCCGCCGTGTCGGACCGCGCGGGGCGTCCGGACCGGTTCATCGTCCAGCTGCAGGACGTCGCTTCGCGGAGGGAGGCGGAGGAGCGGCTGCGCCGCGCGGAGCAGCGGAAGATGGCCGCCCGATTGGCGGCCGGCGTAGCGCACGAAATCCGCAACCCGCTTACCGTGGTCAAAGGCGCCGCCCAAATGATGCGCGAAACGGACAAAGACAATTTCATGCTCGGCCTGCTTCTGTCCGAAGTGGAGCGGATCGAAACGGTCGTCGACGACTTTTTGCGCATCGGGGAAGACGAGCCGCTTCGCCTGTTGAAGGCGGATTTGAACGCGCTGGCGGCGGACGCCGCCAAAGGGCTGGAGTCGTTCGCGCGCCATAGCGGGGTCCGCATCGAAACCCGGTTCCCGTCGGAGCGGTGCATGATTTGGTGCGACGCCGTCATGCTGAAGCAGGCGCTCGGCAATTTGATCCAGAACGCGATCGAAGCGATGGAGGGCGGGGGTCGGCTGCAGCTCGCCTTGGAGCGAAATCCGGATAGAACCGTGTCGCTGATCGTTCGGGACGAAGGCTGCGGCATGAGCCCGGAACGGCTCGCGCGGCTCGGGGAGCCGTACTTCTCCAGCAAGGAGAAGGGCGCCGGATTCGGCCTCATGTTCAGTTATCGCATTATCGAAAGACACGGCGGCAGCGTGCAGGTGACGAGCCGGATCCATGCGGGCACGACGTTCGTCGTTTCGCTGCCGCTGTCCGTCCTGCCCGCGAGCGCGAGCGCGCACGCAGCGCCGGCCCCGGCCTCGAGCCCGGCGCTGGCGGGCGCCGCGGCATATTCCTAATTAACGAAACCGCCCGTTCGACAATCCGTCGGACGGGCGGTTCGCGTTTGTTTTGCGGAAATTAGAGTTCGCTGAGAA encodes the following:
- a CDS encoding IDEAL domain-containing protein, giving the protein MMEASNKTGAPNTGDWVSGKSLNDERFRGFVRLYDPLAGMYAVTVVESDHAEAVGRTVFARESQVKPLPEEPMSHPEALRSLIDVALAIRDESWFYELTAELLTLEARRGAVAASA
- the trxA gene encoding thioredoxin, coding for MAIVKVSDAALQETVAKEELVLVDFWAAWCGPCRLIGPVLDEVSEEAGEKLTIAKLNVDDYPQAAAAHGVMSIPTLKLFKNGEEVDTVVGFQGKRELMEWIGQYMN
- a CDS encoding ATP-binding protein; translated protein: MSIVEDGRFLVVSRDMLQLLGYGEDDLTGERFDRVFRMNAADRIDESRPFRARAKAACANGAGLPVTMHITATTSGAKRYWLIRSIERAEPEARSDVAERYRAAFEQSGIAAALLGPDGAVRESNQAFRCLLGLRDQEEPQTNLAAMLPIEDAYTFRQGCARLAAGRTGAFEMEGRLSHASGRSLRLQLRVAAVSDRAGRPDRFIVQLQDVASRREAEERLRRAEQRKMAARLAAGVAHEIRNPLTVVKGAAQMMRETDKDNFMLGLLLSEVERIETVVDDFLRIGEDEPLRLLKADLNALAADAAKGLESFARHSGVRIETRFPSERCMIWCDAVMLKQALGNLIQNAIEAMEGGGRLQLALERNPDRTVSLIVRDEGCGMSPERLARLGEPYFSSKEKGAGFGLMFSYRIIERHGGSVQVTSRIHAGTTFVVSLPLSVLPASASAHAAPAPASSPALAGAAAYS